Within Saccharomyces paradoxus chromosome X, complete sequence, the genomic segment AACACTGCGACTGCTTGGACCATTATAAATCGATTGTATTTTATTTGTGTGCGCGATTTCCTTTGTTTGCCTCTTCCGCAACTTACCCACAATCAAATGTTTGCTCAAATGCATCTTCTTATATACCCACCTTCGATGGCGAGCCAAGCGGGAGGGGTGACCGCTTACTAATTCCGACACACCGGTTCAACGCTCCGGGCGTGCTGGGGTGGGTGCCCCTAAGGGAGCAGATTCTGTACTTCCAGTAAGCGGCATTTGCGCTGTCACCGCCTTATCGAGCCCGCTACTGAGATCATATCCTGAATGGGCGGGTCGCACGCCCAATTGGCCGTAATTCAGAAGCTACACATACGTCCAAATTCGCATCATAATATTACCTGTGgaagttgaaatattttttgcaGATGCCGATAATTTTCACATGGGTGACTCGCAGCGTCGTCGCCCGCGATGAGTAGCATGCCTgaaaattatttcttcgaggctcaattttctttacttaATAGGCGTGCTATGACATATTAGGTAGTCATCTTCAGTTTATCTTGTGGCAGACAGAACAGAAACCAAAGataatacaaaaataagaaCAACCGAATATGTCCGCACCATTGGTAGTATTGGGTAACCCACTTCTAGATTTCCAAGCCGACGTCACGGCTGAATACTTGGCCAAATATTCTCTAAAGGACAACGATGCAATTTTAGTCGATGCCAAATCAGGCGATGCTAAGATGGCTATTTTTGACGACCTCTTACAGATGCCAGAAACAAAGCTTGTTGCCGGTGGTGCTGCTCAAAACACCGCCAGAGGGGCTGCCTACGTTTTGGGGGTCGGTCAGGTCGTCTACTTCGGTTCCGTCGGTAAGGACAAGTTCAGCGAGAGATTGCTTaacgaaaacgaaaaagCAGGTGTCAAGTCTATGTACCAAGTCCAAAATGACATCGGTACCGGTAAGTGTGCCGCATTGATCACCGGCCATAACCGGTCGTTGGTCACCGACTTGGGTGCtgccaattttttcactccAGACCACTTGGACAAGCATTGGGACTTGGTCGAAGCGGCTAAGCTGTTCTACATTGGTGGTTTCCACTTGACCGTGTCTCCAGACGCTATTGTTAAGTTGGGCCAACACGCCaaggaaaacaacaaaCCTTTCATTTTGAACTTCAGTGCTCCTTTCATTCCTCATGTTTTCAAAGACGCATTGGCCAAAGTTTTGCCTTACGCTACCGTCATCATCGCTAACGAATCCGAAGCCGAAGCCTTCTGCGATGCCTTCCAATTGGACTGTGCCAACACTGATTTGGAAGGTATTGCTCAAAGAATCGTCAAGGACTCTCCAGTTGAAAAGACTGTCATCTTCACCCACGGTGTCGAACCAACAGTCGTCGTGTCGTCCAAGGGAACCAGCACGTACCCCGTCAAACCATTGGACTCCTCTAAGATTGTCGACACCAACGGTGCTGGTGACGCCTTCGCTGGTGGTTTCGTGGCTGGGTTGACTAAAGGTAAGGATTTGGAGACCTCTATCGACATGGGTCAATGGCTAGCTGCTTTGTCTATTCAAGAAGTTGGCCCCTCTTACCcttctaaaaaaatatcttaCTCCAAATAGATTCTTCAAACAATataatagaaataaaatatacacACACACTCACACACACGcacacacatatatatatatttaccGCTACGTGTTATCTCCTTGCTTTTTACCACGTAGACCTGTTTTACCGCTTGTTCTTAAACCAAATAAGCCACCAATACcacaataaagaaaagaggcGCTATAAAGTATaccttcaagaaaaaggacAAAGCAGCGCTAAAGACAAAAATACTCGTTTTCCATTCTCCGCATACGGCAGTACGCAAACAAATACTAACTCAATAATATGGACTGGGCAATCAATGTGGCCCATCCACGATTACTTTACAAGGACCCAAAATTATCAGTAACGTTTATTGTGCCAAGCTTATTCCATATCATTATAGCTTTCGTACTATTAGGAATATGTGCGTCCGATTTTCTTTGCCCCAACGTGGCTCATATATCAGATCCTAACAGCCTTCGGTCAAATGGTTCTTTGGTTTCGAAAACAGCATCTCATGCATCTCATACTGGGGCCTTAATGGCAGTTCTACTATCTTGGTGTAACTCTTCGCCCGACttattttcaaacttaATGAGCTGGGCAACGTCTACGAGAGAAACAAGATCAACCTCGGTATCACTATCCATTGGCGAAGTGCTGGGTGCCTGCGGCATAATCCTATGCATTGTGGAAGGCtccatttttatcattatgTCAAGAACCCATATTGAAATTTCGCAGATACAAAAGCTATCCATAATGAGAGACTTGTTATTTTCCCTAGTCGCCATGTTTGTAATGAGTTACGTTTCCTTTATGAACCAGGTCACCGTGCTGAATTGCCTTTTGATGGCATTCATTTATGCATTTTATTTAGTCGTTAAATTAACTTTCAAGATTAATCATTTTCCAGAAACCTCCGCTGAGACTGCTGCCGATACGAGCCTCAGAGATAACTCCGTTTCTCCATTTTTAGATGACTCTCTGATGGCCTCTGGTTTACTACCACCAATACAACCTGGCTTTGACGTATCCAATTCTATAACACACGGAATTAAGCCAAGTTTGCTATCTGCTATGGATTTCAATAGTTTTCTATCAATGTTAGAAAATTCATCCCTGGAGGAGGATGACCCAAGGAATGAAATGGCAGAATTAAACACTCTGCGTAGCATGACTCCAGCACAACATTGGTCCGCCTCTGCAACAATTGCTGCTGGAGCGACCACAAGCGCTGAAAGACCTTTTAGTGAGCCAACAAATGCGTTTACAGAATATACAGATTCCGAAAGGGCAATAAATAGTTCCCCAGCGATGTTCGCCGCCTATCATGACAACCCTCACGATGAAGAGTCTCAAGAGCAAGTATTATTGGAGACACCAGCGCAGGGTCAATTTGGTGCACAAGTAATGCgaaagttttccaaaaggTCTCTAGGTTGGATCATAAGAATTTTCGTACCGCATCTCTCAAATTTCTCCCAAAAATCTATCTCAGATTCAATCTTTTCCGTAATCACCGttccatttttcattatatttaAACTATCATGTCCACAACCGCCTTCTGATATACTGAGTTACGATCCCACTCTGAATAAATACTCTTTAACAACTTTACCCATagttttattatttatcCAATCAGTTACTGCACCCTTCCTCCTTTGCAGCATACTTTCTGTACTTTTGGCTTCTCATCTAGGTTTTCTCGTTTATCTTTTCCCCCTTACGTTATCCATGGGTTTGATTTTACTATTGACGGCTTTCATTACAAAGGTAAATCTGCATAACAAGTTCACTCTCTCATTAGACAGCTCTAATATTTTACAGGAAAAACtacaaaagagaaaactcCTTGAGAGACTCAACACCAGTATCcaagtaatttttttggctaTCGGCATAataaatatcattatttgGATATCACTTTTAGCCAATTCTCTTATTGAGATGATGGAAATTTACCAAAGAATACTAGGATTATCGAAGGCTATTTTGGGCCTTACCATTTTCGCATGGGGAAATTCCATAGGGGACTTGATCTCCAACATATCTATGTGTAGGCTCTACAAGACCCAAACTCATTATCAAGACAGAGTTCATTTAGccacaaaatttttcatgatATCATGCGCATCTTGTTTGGGAGGTGTAATGTTAAATTCCATGGGAGGTATAGGCTTTAGCGGGTTAGTCTCAATGCTTTTCATGGGCGCTTTTAATGATAACGAATGGTGGTTTCTAAGAAAAGTTAAATTACAAGAATCGAGTCAATTGGATGATAGACTAAATTACAAATTCATAGTTTCTTGCGTCTTCATTATCCTACAGATTATTCTCTTGCTGCTATTCTTCGGCGGGCCTAAGAATATTAAACGACGCCTCACAAATGAGATGAAATTAGTCGGAGTCTGTATGTGCGGATTATGGGCACTGGCCACTTTGATTAATGTATTTCTAGAACTCTTTAGCTAAAGTTTGCCCCAAGAGtcgttttcaaaaaaatctgtttTTGTGACATTGACCTGGCGCCGTAACAGATCCGCGCAGCACACAGAACACCAAAGAATAGAATAAGCATTTAATTTCAAGATTATTCAGAGCCGATTGCTCAAGTCGCTCTTTTATTCAAACAAAGATGGGtaatatattctttctgTTCCAAACTTCCATTTCCTTGGATGAATTATTTTGATTGAGCcctaaaaaaatactactAGCGCCCAGGAACTATCCATACTTCAATTAAAAAACCCATAACAATGATGTCTGCCAGACTTTTCATACTATATCTTTTTGTAGCATTCACGCCTGTTGTTCGTTGTTCGTCCAACCTGCCCATTACTCCCTATATATATGAGCGTCTGGTATATTTCATTAAGGCAAGCTCAATATCAAGCTGCATATCTGACAACTTACTTCTTGTTAATAAAACCTTCAACGACGGAGGTTGTCCACCACATATAAACTTCTGCAACGATGAGATAATCAATCCAACAGCGGGTCAAACAGTGGTTGAATTAGTTCTCAGTGCAAAAAAAGGTGAGCTAGGCTCGGGTTATCTGGCTGTTGACCACGGAAAAAAGGTTGTTATTTTAGCGTTTAGAGGATCCACAACAAGACAAGATTGGTTTagtgattttgaaatatatcCTGTTGAATATTCCCCACTTTGCGTTAAGGAATATCGTAAGCTTATAGAAGAGGGAAAAATTAGAGAATGCGAAGGTTGTAAAATGCATAGAGGGTTTCTCAGGTTCACAGAAACTCTCGGGATGGACgtctttaaaaaaatggagTCGATTTTGGAAAGCTATCCGGATTATCGGATTGTTGTCACTGGGCACTCCCTGGGGGCAGCGTTAGCAAGTTTGGCTGGGATTGAGTTAAAGATAAGAGGGTTTGATCCATTAGTATTGACATTCGCAACACCAAAGATATTTAATAGTGAAATGAAACAATGGGTAGACGAGTTATTTGAAACAGATGCTATAGAAAAGGAGTCGATtctcaaaaatgaaattcaatTCCGTAAGGGCTATTTTAGGGTTGTGCATACGGGTGATTATATTCCTATGGTCCCACCATTCTATCATCCGGCTGGTTTAGAGATGTTCATTAATAAAGTCGGTCTACCCCAGAATGCTGAAGATATTGAATACCGTGGTAAAAACAATAGGTTAACTTTAAAGGACGGATTTCGAGAGGGTATGAGCGGTTTGGTTGAAGACTGGTTACATGTTTATGAACATCGAGCCTACTTCATTGACGTAGTGGGATGTTCTGGACTTTAGCATTCATCCCACTTTATCTTTTGTCTATAATTACTTCTTGCATATATAAATACCGCTCTAGAATTACTCTAAACTAAATGCAATCTTAACTAATAATTGATCCTTCATGAAATAtctctttccaaaattctAATCTCTTCTCTTACGTTTTCCATTTATCTGTTCTCCTTCTgagattcttttttctgaaTTGGTCCTCTCTTTATTACAAGAAAGAGGCTTTAAGGTTGGTAATATTTCTGGTTGTAAACTTCTTGAATACACTTGGGTTGCTAACTGCTTATTCCAGTTCTCCTGGCCACCAGTCCCGGCTACGCTTTTGTTGAAATAGTATTCTTCTACAGCATCATTGCTACCATCACACATTTCTTCTAGTTTCCACATATGTCTTGAAGGTACTCTATCCCGACCGTAAATGGAAgctttaaaatttttatccCTTAGGAAATATTCCTCACgtggaattttttgagCGCTGCATGGCAGTATTCCTGAATTGGATGAAAGTAACGATCATGTATGCCAATACAGGTCTATGTCGAATATTACCTTTACTTTTGTTGAGTTATGTATGAATGTCTCCAAAATTCGAGACATTTGATATATAAACATCATGTCAGGTATCAATGCCAacatttcttcaaatgcaTAATAGTGTTCCGCTGTCCTGCATACAATAAAActgacgaagaaaaaaaatatgagcTGTTCTCTAGGTGTTTCTACAATTCTTTCACCCGCTGATGCATCGATGGTAGCAGCATGGCTAAATTCTACGGAATTCAACACGTATATCCATTACTCAACATGCTTGGGGCACAAGTGACTATAGACTTAATATCTCTGTTATAGATGCTACTACCGAGAAGTTGGTTGACACTAAATTACTAACAACACTCGAGAATGCAACTGCTTGGATTAATTCAAACTCTATTGGTGAGgacgaagaagatatgCCTCACGTTACTGACCTTTATCAGATCGACTCGATGGATTGTAGCTTAGCGAACGCACAATTGCCAGCTCACCTTGCAGGTTCAAATGCGGATCCTCTGGACAGTTCAGGCGTGTTCCATACCTCGACTAGGCATGCTATTCTGCCTACCACAATGATTCCCACAGAGAGAGATCCAAGCGATGGTCAACGACCAGAAGAACAGCCCTATATGAAGCTTTCTCTCGCCTACTATATAACCGTTACGCCTAAGCTTGATCAGTAAAAGACGGTATACTCTATACTATTCACATTGTTGTGCATCGTAATTAGCCGACGCGCCATTATGCAGAGGATATAAAACCGTGACGCATATCCTGACTTCAGCTGTTGActgttgattttttcttacgGCATGCCTTACTCATCTCGTAAAGACATTTAACTTCTGTGACAATTGGGATATACCTTTGTTTaagataaaaatgttgGGGATATAAAGTAATAATAGAAATTCTTCTTGAagatttagaaatttctCGAAAGGAGATCCATTATGTAATATACATTAATACAGTTAAATGCGAGGTTTCCTGTTGCGCAATCAATATGCTTTGAAACCAACAAATTCATCCCAAGAACGGACTTCCGGTGGGACTGTAACGTCATGAGATTCCAAAATTCTGATCTTTTCTGcaatttttgctttcaaGCATTTCGCAAACAATAAAGCCGTTTGGGGTTCATTGAACAATGGGATAGCAAAATCAATAGCATTCCTTCTCATAATATAATCAACATCATCAGTGCTTTCAGCTCTCTTGGAAGCTAGGTTGAAAACAGCTTTGATGTCGTATTCTTGAAATAGTTCACGTAATTTTCTCTTATCATTCTTTGGAAATTTAATCAAAGATACCTGCGAGTTTGTTTCCTTGATGTGCTTTTCTAGATATGTTTTAGTCGGCTCATTGGTAGTATATATTCTGTAACCAATAGCGGCCACTATGGAAGCCACCTGGCCCAAATATTCTCGAGATATATCGCCACCAAATAATATACCACTTGGAGGTAATGGTACATGGAAGTTCATAGTACTTTGGATAGCAGTCCAGTAGCTTTCAATTAAATCCTTACCAAAAGAAGCAACTTCACCAGTTGATGCCATCTCGACCCCTAAGAAAGGATCAGCACCAGCTAATCTCGTAAAGGAAAATTGAGGGACTTTAGTAGCGACATAGTCGTACTTTTTGTTGAGCATCAAATCAATCGGTTTTGGCACAATGTCACCGCCCAAAAATGCCTTTACAGCgatttcaataaaattaaCGCCTAAAACTTTCGAAACGAATGGGAATGATCTAGAAGCTCTAATGTTACATTCAATGACTTTCAATGTATGCTCCCCATCTTTGATGATTTGCATATTGAAGGGACCAGTGATTTTCCAAGCTTTCGCAACTTTATCAGCAATGTCTTTTAGAGCAATCTTCACGTCATCAGAAAGATGTTGAGGCGGTAAGACCAAAGAAGCATCACCAGAATGCACACCTGCATTTTCAACATGCTCAGAAATTGCGTGTACCAAGACAGTACCATCATAAGCAACGGCGTCAACGTCAATTTCTTGGGCACCTTCAATAAATTTAGACATGACGACTGGGTGGTCAGGAGAAACATCAGATGCCAGGGTTAATTTGGCCTTCAGTTCCTCCTCATTATTGACAACACTCATTGCTGCACCGGAAAGCACATAAGATGGACGAATTAACACAGGGTAGTTAACTTTAGAAGCGAATaattttgcttcttctACTGATGTTAGCTCACTCCACTCAGGTTGGTCGACATTAATAGAATCCAAAATAGAAGAGAATTTGTGTCTGTTCTCAGCTCTATCAATATCATTTGGATTAGTACCCATTATATTACAGCCGTTATCGTAAAGTTTCAGGGCAATGTTTTGAGGTAATTGACCACCGACGGAAATAATGCAACCCTCGGATTGCTCCAACTCATAAATGTCCATCACTCTTTCATACGataattcttcaaagtaTAATCTATCAACCTCGTCGAAATCTGTGGAAACTGTTTCTGGGTTATAGTTTATCATGATAGTTTTCTTACCCTGAGCTCTTAAAGTCTTAGCAGTGTTCACGGCACACCAATCAAATTCCACAGATGAACCAATACGATAGACACCTGAGCCTAGTACAAGCATACCGTTTTCGTCGAACTCTACATCGTTTTTTGTAGCGTTGTAAGTGGTATACAAATAATTAGTTTGTGCTGGGAATTCTGCGGCTAAAGTATCGATTCTCTTGACAAAGGGGATGATACCTAACGTTTTTCTTAAACTTCTGATTTCCAGTTCGTTAATGTCTGTGGAGGCGTGTTTATTTATAGTAACCGCAATCTGCTTATCCGAAAACCCTAATTTCTTGGCTCTCTGCAAGAGATCTTTACTCAAGTCACTTAAAGATTTAACTGACTCAAGTTCTTTATAGATATTGACAATGTTCATGCACTTGTAAAGAAACCATTTGTCAATTTTACTCAGTTCATTAACTCTCTCAACTGTATAGTTTTCATGGATTAAGGCTTGACCAATGGCAAGAACTCTTCTGTCCGTTGGAGTTCTCAAGGCTTCATCAAGTTGATCGCCGAATTCAGCAGAGCCTTGGAATCCCAACAGTGATGGGTCCACCTGTCTTAATGccttttgaaaagcttCTTCATAGTTTCTACCGATAGCCATAACTTCTCCAACTGATTTCATTGATGAACCGATGGATCTGTCCACATACTGAAACTTTGAAAGATCCCACTTAGGTATTTTCGCCACAATATAATCTAAAGATGGCTCAAAGTTAGCTACTGTGGTTTTTGTGATTGGGTTAGGCAATTCTGGCAAGGTATAACCAAGTCCAATCTTAGCGGCAGTGTACGCTAAGGGGTAACCAGTAGCCTTGGATGCCAATGCAGAGGAACGAGATAGACGTGCATTCACTTCAATAACTCTGTAGTCTAGCCCATCAGGTTGTAAAGCGTATTGGACGTTACATTCGCCAATAACACCAAGGTGTCTAATGATTTTAATTGCTGCTGATCTCAACATATGAAACTCTTCATCCGATAGGGTCTGCGAAGGAGCAAAAACCATGGAATCACCGGTATGAACACCAAGTGGGTCGAAATTTTCCATATTACATACTGTGATACAATTACCAACTCTATCTCTGACCACTTCATATTCAACTTCTTTCCAACCTTTCAAGGatttttcaacaagaaTTTGTGGGGCCAACGACAAGGATTGCGCAGCAAGTTCCTTCATTTCACCTGCATTGTTAGCGAAACCTGAACCTAACCCACCCAATGCGTATGCAGATCTGACAATAACTGGGTATTTGACCCTTTCAGCTGCCTCCAAAGCTTCGTCCACAGTTTCACAGGCAAATGATTCCGCAATCGGGATGTTAATATCTTTCAAAGCAGATGCGAAGAGGTCTCTATCTTCAGAAGTGATCAAAGTCTTGATGGGAGTACCTAGAACTTTAACGTTGTATTTGGCCAAAACACCAGATTCATCCAGAGCCACACCACAATTTAGACCCGTTTGACCACCGAAGGTCAAAAGTATGGCATCCGGCCTTTCAAGTTCAATGATGTATGTGATGTATTCTGGTGTAACGGGCAAGTAATAAATCTTATCCGCCAGGGAATGAGAAGTTTGGTTAGTAGCGATATTTGGGTTAACCAATATAGTAAATTTGTTATCTTCCTTCAAAGCTTTGATAGCTTGAGAACCACTGTAATCGAATTCACCAGCTTGACCAATAGAGAGCCCGCCTGACCCAATGACAAGCACCGAATTTACGCCTTCAACTAACTGAGGTTTGTAGTGCTCAGTGGTAAAAGCAGAATTCGTAGGTTCTGTAGATGTATAAATCGAAgtcattcttttcttcctgtCTATGTACTGTACCGCTATTCCGCTACAGAAGTAGTTTTAACTATAGGTATTAATTTTCGATGCTCAAATCTAAAAAGCGCTTCAAGAAAGAGATAAGTTGTACTATAGAAGACGCATCAGCAATTATATTTATACAAATAGCATGGTAAAATGCATAtgacagaaaaaaaacaaaactgaATTTTCCCGATGCTTATTCAAGGTGACACAATCGTTACGACATGGACGTTCCTATATCAGATATTAAAAAGTTATTGCCATCTCATTTATCAGAAATAAGAGTCATTCACCATAATTGATAGAATGCCGCAGGAAAGACAGTGGTGGGTGAGTCATTTTCTCAACCCTAGAATCTGAGAGTCCCACTCTAGGGTaaattccatttttgaatagGTCATCTCAGTATTTTCAATAGGGTAAAATCACCTTTTAGGGTTTATGATTATCTGTTTTTCCGCATTTTTCACAATAATAGCAatgttgtcatttttttatcactACCCTAAAAATACCAAATGTCggtaagaaaagaagcactagaaagaacaagaagttATACAAGGGTCACTGGTGAGATTAGGTTGTGgttgttatttttcattttgtgGGCCGGGTGTAACAGTGCTAAAAGgtgagaaaaagaaaagaaaataccgTTCCGCAAAGATGGAGTACATCAAGATTGCCAAAGTATCTAATGTAGTACTGCATAGAAGAGGCACGGCTACACAGGGTACTTTACACTTAACTACTCACCATTTGATCTTCGAGTCACCACAATTGTCGACAGAATTTTGGTTTCCATATCCTTTGATTTATGGAGTCCATAAAAACCCGGGCAGTACGTTACTGTCCAAGTTGACTTCCACTAATCAAGTCCAATTGGAAGGCACCGATTCACAGAACTACAAGCTTTACCAGGGCAAGGATTTGTGGTCTTTTGTGAATATCAAGATAATTGGAAAAGATTATGCGGTATTCTCGTTGGATTTCGGCGGCGATTTGCACCTACAGGCAAGGAAAGTGTATGATTCcatcttgaatttgaccGTCCTAACCAATATCACGCAACTGTATGCATTTATTTACATATCCAACAatctggaaaaaaaactatctCCACCCGATAGCTGGGATATATATGACCCAATTAACGAATTTCGAAGGCAAGGCCTCGACGACAAAGATGAAACATGCCCCTGGAGGCTATCTACGGTAAACGAACAATACGACTTCTGTCCAACGTATCCTTCCAAACTTTTTGTACCAAGGTCCACGTCTGACATATTATTAAAGCATGCTTCGAAGTTTAGATCACAGAAAAGAATCCCTGTTTTAACTTATCATCACAAGGCCACAGATTGTAACATTCTTAGATCTTCCCAGCCGTTACCGGGACTAATCAATCAGAGATCCAttcaagatgaaaaattggtctGGGAAAGCTTCAGCTCATTTTGTAATAAGGATATCAAGAGGATGAAACATGTAATAGTAGATGCCAGACCCAGAACGAATGCATTGGCACAAATGGCCTTGGGTGGTGGGACAGAGAATATGGACaattacaatttttttctggcgGATAACAATCTAGGGGTCGATAAAAGTCTAAAACTGCCCACAGTCACACGGTTATTTCTTGGTATCGATAACATTCATATTGTATCCAATACAGCTGCATACATGACCGAGGTTATCTGCCAAGCTGGCGATTTGAATTTACCATTAGAGCAGAATTTAATCAAGtcccaaaaattttccaattggCTGAAATTAAATACTCTTATCTTGAAATCCGTGGATATGCTTTTAAAGTCCATAGTTTTCAACCATTCTAACGTGCTGGTTCATTGTTCTGACGGTTGGGACAGAACAAGTCAAGTTGTCTCGCTATTAGAAATTTGTTTGGATCCCTTCTATAGAACTTTTGAAGGTTTCATGATTCTAGTGGAAAAAGATTGGTGTTCTTTTGGTCACCGgtttttggaaagaagcGGTCACTTGAACTCTGACATTAGATTTCATGATAACACTATGAGTTCTCTCTTTAATGATGTTGATACCAACGGTGATGGTCCTGACATAGGTGCCAACACTC encodes:
- the YMR1 gene encoding phosphatidylinositol-3-phosphatase YMR1 (Phosphatidylinositol 3-phosphate (PI3P) phosphatase~similar to YJR110W), producing MEYIKIAKVSNVVLHRRGTATQGTLHLTTHHLIFESPQLSTEFWFPYPLIYGVHKNPGSTLLSKLTSTNQVQLEGTDSQNYKLYQGKDLWSFVNIKIIGKDYAVFSLDFGGDLHLQARKVYDSILNLTVLTNITQLYAFIYISNNLEKKLSPPDSWDIYDPINEFRRQGLDDKDETCPWRLSTVNEQYDFCPTYPSKLFVPRSTSDILLKHASKFRSQKRIPVLTYHHKATDCNILRSSQPLPGLINQRSIQDEKLVWESFSSFCNKDIKRMKHVIVDARPRTNALAQMALGGGTENMDNYNFFLADNNLGVDKSLKLPTVTRLFLGIDNIHIVSNTAAYMTEVICQAGDLNLPLEQNLIKSQKFSNWLKLNTLILKSVDMLLKSIVFNHSNVLVHCSDGWDRTSQVVSLLEICLDPFYRTFEGFMILVEKDWCSFGHRFLERSGHLNSDIRFHDNTMSSLFNDVDTNGDGPDIGANTQDDYGEEDDGGEDDTNLINLSRISKKFNENFKLNKKSLKFVSPVFQQFLDCVYQLLTQNPDLFEFNERFLRRLVYHLYSCQYGTFLSNNEKEKFQQNLPNKTKSVWDYFRSRRKQFVNPNFVQRKRSSMKEDDQISEEEEKVEWISPDLKKVQWWWQLYGRKDSELNDELRHKRESVPMSVDNKGKQHSNSDGGKGLNLSIFGFDMFNRK